A genomic segment from Streptomyces sp. TLI_235 encodes:
- a CDS encoding amino acid adenylation domain-containing protein gives MSELINRLAKLPGERRAAFLAQLRGAAAGARPEAELRPRADRDRPVPLSFAQAPLWFLDRLAPGQATYNVTTAYRLDGPLDTEALTRALAGVVDRHEALRTRVRETADGPVQEIAEHRPVDLALLPAEGVDEDGRAAWAETWAEEFARRPFDLEAGPLWRAALLRLEPERHLLVLAVHHIVCDGWSLGVVARELAAGYAGTAIAPPPVQYADHTLWQRERLAGPELARLTAFWRERLAGLPTVDLPTDRPRPPEVRYEGAHRSRLLPAALAPRVRDLARSEGVTPYTVLLAAFFLLLQRYSGQHDLVAGSPTANRGRVEVEELIGFFVNTLPLRVDLDGGPTGREVLARVSAAVRDSFAHGELPFEQIVDAARPPRDPSRSPLVQLAFTYQNADQPLRLAGLTVDQYAVDPGTSRFDMSWNATEREGGLELYVEYATALFDPETVDRMTDHYGTLLDGLLADPGAEATRLPLLSAEETLELTGGTHDGARRPIPSGTLASAFAAQAARTPDAVALTVSGRDTSYTELDTAADELAEVLRAAGARPGERVALLLPRGEELVTAVLAVLRTGAAYVPLDAASPPARIAAVLADSTPVAVLTAHGTEHGLPEGTPARRIVHRDGGWHAEGGALVPVPAPGGEVRPEDTAYAIYTSGTTGTPKGVPIEHRNAVAFVDSVRRLFDLTPADRVLGFASTAFDVSVFEMFAALLTGARLCLATDEERLDPERLQELMERQAVTVVDLPPSVMALLEPERLPALRIVFVGGEAFPGELVNRWNPGRRFFNGYGPTECTVTMIVQECAGHWTASPPIGLPMDNHVAHVLDRHLQPVPYGVPGELVIGGAGLTPGYLNAPELTAQKILADPFGTAPGGRLYRTGDLVRREPGGAITFLGRIDQQVKLRGLRIELGEIEAALAACPGIGQAAAAVWTDPLGERHLVAYTAPADGAEPADPAALRAALAERLPGWMLPAHYVALPALPLTTSGKVDRRALPEPDPAARPRGGPATPPRTETERILAAEVFAEVLGTPGVSVHDSFFDLGGTSLRSTRLLARIRDRFGVEVPLAEFFRGPTVEHLAALVDRARATALDDDALLTLIERMSDDEAARLLAGGGPAT, from the coding sequence ATGAGTGAGCTGATCAACCGCCTCGCCAAGCTCCCCGGCGAACGGCGGGCCGCCTTCCTCGCCCAACTGCGCGGCGCCGCCGCGGGCGCCCGCCCCGAGGCCGAACTGCGCCCCCGCGCGGACCGCGACCGACCGGTGCCGCTCTCCTTCGCCCAGGCGCCGCTCTGGTTCCTCGACCGGCTCGCCCCCGGCCAGGCGACCTACAACGTCACCACCGCCTACCGGCTCGACGGGCCGCTCGACACCGAGGCCCTCACCCGCGCCCTGGCCGGCGTGGTGGACCGCCACGAGGCGCTGCGCACCCGCGTCCGGGAGACCGCCGACGGGCCCGTCCAGGAGATCGCCGAGCACCGGCCCGTCGACCTGGCATTGCTGCCCGCCGAGGGCGTCGACGAGGACGGGCGCGCGGCCTGGGCGGAGACATGGGCCGAGGAGTTCGCCCGCCGCCCCTTCGACCTGGAGGCCGGGCCGCTCTGGCGCGCCGCCCTGCTCCGCCTGGAGCCCGAACGCCACCTGCTGGTCCTCGCCGTGCACCACATCGTCTGCGACGGCTGGTCGCTCGGCGTCGTCGCCCGCGAACTCGCCGCCGGATACGCCGGAACCGCGATCGCCCCGCCACCCGTCCAGTACGCCGACCACACCCTCTGGCAGCGCGAACGCCTCGCCGGGCCCGAACTCGCCCGGCTCACCGCCTTCTGGCGCGAGCGGCTCGCCGGCCTGCCCACCGTCGACCTGCCCACCGACCGGCCGCGCCCGCCCGAAGTCCGGTACGAGGGTGCCCACCGCAGCCGGCTGCTGCCCGCCGCCCTCGCGCCCCGGGTCCGCGACCTCGCCCGCTCCGAGGGCGTCACCCCGTACACGGTGCTGCTCGCCGCGTTCTTCCTGCTGCTCCAGCGGTACAGCGGCCAGCACGACCTGGTGGCCGGCTCGCCGACCGCCAACCGCGGCCGGGTTGAGGTCGAAGAGCTGATCGGATTCTTCGTCAACACCCTGCCGCTCCGCGTCGACCTCGACGGCGGGCCGACCGGCCGTGAGGTCCTCGCCCGGGTCAGCGCCGCCGTCCGCGACTCCTTCGCCCACGGCGAGCTGCCCTTCGAGCAGATCGTGGACGCCGCCCGCCCGCCCCGCGACCCCTCCCGCTCGCCGCTCGTCCAGCTCGCCTTCACCTACCAGAACGCCGACCAGCCGCTGCGGCTGGCCGGCCTGACGGTCGATCAGTACGCCGTCGACCCCGGCACCTCCCGCTTCGACATGAGCTGGAACGCCACCGAACGCGAGGGCGGCCTGGAACTCTACGTCGAGTACGCCACCGCGCTGTTCGACCCGGAGACCGTCGACCGGATGACCGACCACTACGGCACCCTGCTCGACGGCCTGCTCGCCGACCCCGGCGCCGAGGCCACCCGGCTGCCGCTGCTCTCCGCCGAGGAGACCCTCGAACTCACCGGCGGCACCCACGACGGCGCCCGACGCCCGATCCCCAGCGGCACCCTCGCCTCCGCCTTCGCCGCCCAGGCCGCCCGCACCCCCGACGCCGTCGCTCTCACCGTCTCCGGCCGTGACACCAGCTACACCGAACTCGACACCGCCGCCGATGAGTTGGCCGAGGTACTGCGTGCCGCCGGCGCACGGCCCGGCGAGCGGGTCGCCCTCCTGCTGCCCCGCGGCGAGGAACTCGTCACCGCAGTCCTCGCCGTCCTGCGCACCGGCGCCGCCTATGTGCCGCTGGACGCCGCGAGCCCGCCGGCCCGGATCGCCGCCGTCCTCGCCGACAGCACCCCCGTCGCCGTGCTCACCGCCCACGGGACGGAACACGGCCTGCCCGAGGGCACCCCCGCCCGTCGGATCGTCCACCGCGACGGCGGCTGGCACGCCGAGGGCGGCGCGCTCGTCCCCGTCCCCGCGCCCGGCGGCGAGGTCCGCCCGGAGGACACCGCCTACGCCATCTACACCTCCGGCACCACCGGCACCCCCAAGGGCGTGCCGATCGAGCACCGCAACGCCGTCGCCTTCGTCGACTCCGTCCGCCGACTCTTCGACCTCACCCCGGCCGACCGGGTGCTCGGCTTCGCCTCCACCGCCTTCGACGTCTCCGTCTTCGAAATGTTCGCCGCCCTCCTCACCGGCGCCCGGCTCTGCCTCGCCACCGACGAGGAACGGCTCGACCCCGAGCGGTTGCAGGAACTGATGGAGCGCCAAGCCGTCACCGTGGTCGACCTGCCACCGAGCGTCATGGCGCTGCTGGAGCCCGAGCGGCTGCCCGCCCTGCGGATCGTCTTCGTCGGCGGCGAGGCCTTCCCCGGCGAACTCGTCAACCGCTGGAACCCCGGCCGCCGCTTCTTCAACGGCTACGGGCCCACCGAATGCACCGTCACCATGATCGTCCAGGAGTGCGCCGGCCACTGGACGGCGAGCCCGCCGATCGGCCTGCCGATGGACAACCACGTCGCCCACGTCCTCGACCGGCACCTGCAGCCCGTCCCGTACGGCGTGCCCGGCGAACTCGTCATCGGTGGCGCCGGGTTGACCCCCGGCTACCTCAACGCCCCCGAACTCACCGCCCAGAAGATCCTCGCCGACCCGTTCGGCACCGCCCCCGGCGGCCGCCTCTACCGCACCGGCGACCTCGTCCGCCGCGAACCCGGCGGCGCCATCACCTTCCTCGGCCGGATCGACCAGCAGGTGAAGCTCCGCGGCCTGCGCATCGAACTCGGCGAGATCGAGGCCGCGCTGGCCGCCTGCCCCGGCATCGGCCAGGCCGCCGCCGCCGTATGGACCGACCCGCTCGGCGAACGCCACCTCGTCGCCTACACCGCACCCGCCGACGGCGCCGAACCCGCCGACCCGGCCGCCCTGCGCGCCGCCCTCGCCGAACGCCTCCCCGGCTGGATGCTCCCCGCCCACTACGTCGCCCTGCCCGCGCTGCCCCTCACCACCAGCGGCAAGGTCGACCGGCGCGCCCTGCCCGAGCCGGACCCCGCCGCCCGGCCGCGCGGCGGCCCCGCCACCCCGCCCCGCACCGAGACCGAACGGATCCTCGCCGCCGAGGTGTTCGCCGAAGTCCTCGGCACCCCCGGGGTCTCCGTGCACGACAGCTTCTTCGACCTCGGCGGCACCAGCCTGCGCAGCACCCGGCTGCTCGCCCGGATCCGCGACCGCTTCGGCGTCGAGGTGCCGCTCGCCGAGTTCTTCCGCGGCCCCACCGTCGAACACCTCGCCGCGCTGGTCGACCGGGCCCGCGCCACCGCCCTCGACGACGATGCCCTGCTCACCCTCATCGAGCGGATGTCCGACGACGAGGCCGCCCGGCTGCTCGCCGGCGGCGGCCCCGCCACCTGA
- a CDS encoding acetylornithine deacetylase, which translates to MTADAAVDLLESMLAIPSPSGEEHRLAVHLAARMRAAGLTASIDAAGNVIGETAPRPGPTVMLVGHLDTVPGDLPVRRSGGLLTGRGAVDAKGPLAAMISAVAAEADFPGRLVVVGVVEEETPRSRGAVHLGRTRPAPDALIVGEPGGWQGVVLGYKGKLDLRYRVTRAATHPSNPEPKATEVAAAFWGRLLDLLGPDAGHASFGTPGATLVAMHGDAAAAELEIGVRTPVGFDIPAFTEALRERADGGTLGVLNAVGAVLSPRTDPVVRALTAGVRAAGGTPRPTRKTGTSDMNTLAEVWDVPMATYGPGDSALDHSDDEHIALDEYLRGIAVLRTALRHLAALPPRAAAPDTHPAATAARQPEGVLR; encoded by the coding sequence ATGACCGCCGACGCCGCCGTCGACCTGCTGGAGTCCATGCTCGCCATCCCCTCGCCCTCCGGCGAGGAGCACCGGCTCGCCGTCCACCTCGCCGCCCGGATGCGCGCGGCCGGACTCACCGCGAGCATCGACGCCGCCGGCAACGTCATCGGCGAGACCGCGCCCCGGCCCGGCCCGACCGTGATGCTGGTCGGCCACCTCGACACCGTCCCCGGCGACCTGCCGGTCCGCCGCAGCGGCGGCCTGCTCACCGGCCGCGGCGCGGTCGACGCCAAGGGCCCGCTCGCCGCCATGATCAGCGCCGTCGCCGCCGAGGCCGACTTCCCCGGCCGGCTGGTGGTCGTTGGGGTCGTCGAGGAGGAGACGCCGCGCTCCCGCGGTGCCGTCCACCTCGGCCGCACCCGGCCCGCCCCCGACGCGCTGATCGTGGGCGAACCCGGCGGCTGGCAGGGCGTCGTCCTCGGCTACAAGGGCAAACTCGACCTGCGCTACCGGGTCACCCGCGCCGCCACCCACCCCAGCAACCCCGAACCCAAGGCCACCGAGGTCGCCGCCGCCTTCTGGGGCCGGCTGCTCGACCTGCTCGGCCCCGACGCCGGCCACGCCTCCTTCGGCACCCCCGGCGCCACCCTGGTCGCCATGCACGGCGACGCCGCCGCCGCGGAACTCGAGATCGGCGTCCGCACCCCGGTCGGCTTCGACATCCCTGCCTTCACGGAGGCGCTGCGCGAACGCGCCGACGGTGGCACCCTCGGCGTGCTCAACGCCGTCGGCGCCGTCCTCTCCCCGCGCACCGACCCCGTCGTCCGCGCCCTCACCGCAGGCGTCCGCGCGGCCGGCGGCACCCCCCGCCCCACCCGCAAGACCGGCACCTCCGACATGAACACCCTCGCCGAGGTCTGGGACGTCCCCATGGCCACCTACGGCCCCGGCGACAGCGCCCTCGACCACTCCGACGACGAGCACATCGCCCTCGACGAGTACCTGCGCGGCATCGCCGTCCTGCGCACCGCGCTGCGCCACCTCGCCGCCCTCCCGCCACGGGCGGCCGCACCCGACACCCACCCCGCCGCCACCGCGGCCCGGCAGCCGGAAGGCGTCCTGCGATGA
- a CDS encoding N-acetylglutamate kinase, with protein MAPLTVVKCGGNREVDAAGICADTAALVRDGRRVVLVHGGSAEIDRLGDRLGVPHRRLTAPDGVTARHTDTATLEVVTLALAGAVKPRLVAGLQAHGVPAVGLTGLDGGLLLARRKRAHRAVVDGRTVLVRDDHSGRIAEVRTAVLTTLLDAGFVPVVSPPAAAEDGRPVNVDADRAAAAVAGALGADRLLLLTGAPGVLADPGDPGSLLSRCEVPAEGAPGPFARGGMALKLVAAREALLAGVARVTVADGRTPGALARALDGAGTDIALAGPVPAAPAGAV; from the coding sequence ATGGCACCCCTCACCGTCGTCAAGTGCGGCGGCAACCGCGAGGTCGACGCCGCGGGCATCTGCGCGGACACCGCCGCGCTCGTGCGGGACGGGCGGCGGGTCGTGCTCGTGCACGGCGGCTCCGCCGAGATCGACCGGCTCGGCGACCGCCTCGGCGTCCCGCACCGCCGGCTCACCGCCCCCGACGGCGTCACCGCCCGGCACACCGACACCGCCACGCTGGAGGTGGTGACCCTCGCCCTGGCCGGCGCCGTCAAGCCGCGGCTGGTCGCCGGACTGCAGGCCCACGGCGTGCCCGCGGTCGGCCTCACCGGACTGGACGGCGGACTGCTCCTGGCCCGCCGCAAGCGCGCCCACCGGGCCGTGGTCGACGGCCGCACCGTGCTCGTCCGCGACGACCACAGCGGCCGGATCGCCGAGGTGCGCACCGCCGTCCTCACCACCCTGCTCGACGCCGGCTTCGTCCCCGTGGTCTCCCCGCCGGCCGCCGCCGAGGACGGCCGCCCGGTCAACGTGGACGCCGACCGCGCGGCCGCCGCCGTCGCCGGCGCCCTCGGTGCCGACCGGCTGCTGCTGCTCACCGGCGCCCCCGGCGTGCTCGCCGACCCGGGCGACCCGGGCAGCCTGCTGAGCCGCTGCGAGGTGCCCGCCGAGGGCGCGCCCGGCCCGTTCGCCCGCGGCGGGATGGCGCTCAAACTCGTCGCCGCGCGTGAGGCACTGCTCGCCGGGGTCGCCCGGGTCACCGTCGCGGACGGCCGCACCCCCGGCGCCCTCGCCCGCGCCCTCGACGGCGCGGGCACCGACATCGCGCTGGCCGGACCCGTCCCCGCCGCCCCGGCAGGTGCCGTATGA
- a CDS encoding CubicO group peptidase (beta-lactamase class C family) yields the protein MTRTQTALFCAATLFAATLQTTAGVAVAAGGGGHEAHACVSTAEPLRGKARQVDRIVRQVKDELGLKSVLFKVAEGGREIVTGAQGESMTGVPAEPGMHFRSGSVGIAYMGTVLMQLAEEGRVDLDEPVSRWLPELPHGDEITLRMLGSSTSGLVDYVRDPGFLAALDADPFRQWTPEELVGISTAQPLWYEPGTNWSYSHANFVLLGAALERITGTRLDRLLEERVMGPLGLRDTPNSFTPEIEAPVQHAFTASRGTYEESTFWNPSWTTAPGAVLTTHICDLERSARAIGSGELLSRRAFREQLDPGTVGLGGPTATCPADICLVNTEAKHFGMGVIVINDWVLQNPSFSGYAAIQAYLPQERLAIAVSTTRGPEAPDENTAQIVAERISDLLAPENPLVIA from the coding sequence ATGACCCGTACTCAGACCGCGCTGTTCTGCGCGGCCACACTGTTCGCCGCCACCCTGCAGACCACGGCTGGGGTGGCCGTCGCCGCCGGTGGCGGCGGCCATGAGGCGCACGCCTGCGTCAGCACCGCGGAGCCGCTGCGCGGCAAGGCCCGGCAGGTCGACCGGATCGTCCGCCAGGTGAAGGACGAACTCGGTCTGAAGTCCGTCCTGTTCAAGGTCGCCGAGGGCGGCCGGGAGATCGTCACCGGCGCCCAGGGGGAGTCGATGACCGGCGTCCCCGCCGAGCCCGGCATGCACTTCCGGTCCGGGTCGGTGGGCATCGCCTACATGGGCACCGTGCTGATGCAGCTCGCCGAGGAGGGCCGGGTCGACCTCGACGAGCCCGTCTCCCGCTGGCTGCCCGAGCTACCGCACGGCGACGAGATCACCCTGCGGATGCTCGGCAGTTCCACCTCCGGCCTGGTCGACTACGTCCGCGACCCGGGCTTCCTGGCCGCGCTCGACGCCGACCCGTTCCGCCAGTGGACGCCGGAGGAGCTGGTGGGCATCTCCACCGCGCAGCCGCTCTGGTACGAGCCGGGCACCAACTGGAGCTACTCGCACGCGAATTTCGTCCTGCTCGGGGCGGCGTTGGAGCGGATCACCGGCACCCGGCTGGACCGGCTGCTGGAGGAGCGGGTGATGGGACCGCTCGGGCTCCGGGACACCCCCAACAGCTTCACCCCGGAGATCGAGGCGCCCGTCCAGCACGCCTTCACCGCGTCGCGCGGCACCTACGAGGAGTCCACCTTCTGGAACCCCTCGTGGACGACCGCTCCGGGGGCCGTCCTCACCACGCACATCTGCGACCTGGAGCGCTCCGCCCGGGCCATCGGCAGCGGCGAGCTGCTCTCCCGCCGCGCGTTCCGGGAGCAGCTGGACCCGGGCACGGTGGGCCTCGGCGGCCCGACCGCGACCTGTCCGGCGGACATCTGCCTGGTCAACACCGAGGCCAAGCACTTCGGCATGGGTGTGATCGTGATCAACGACTGGGTGCTGCAGAACCCGTCGTTCTCCGGCTACGCGGCCATCCAGGCCTATCTGCCGCAGGAGCGGCTCGCCATCGCCGTGTCCACCACCAGAGGCCCCGAGGCCCCGGACGAGAACACCGCGCAGATCGTCGCCGAACGCATCTCCGACCTGCTCGCCCCGGAGAACCCGCTGGTCATCGCCTGA
- a CDS encoding aryl-phospho-beta-D-glucosidase BglC (GH1 family) — protein sequence MIRLLLRTALTLALPAALLAAPAAAAAPPAATAATSGAAAAGLAAEWTAPLSTRGRYIVDATGARFKLRSGNWDGAQGSWTGSGSITDPANHHSGQDAHGIPIGLDRIQLPALLADFHRLGLNSIRLPFSNEMIRTTAPVPDAAVAANPQLRGLTPLQVYDAVVRALTADGFAVILNNHTNTTRWCCGLDGNERWNSSQSTALWEDDWVFMARRYRDNKRVVGADLYNEVRRDILDDPNWGLGDGHDWYAAAQHAGDRILTEGSPDLLVVVEGINWTGIPADGLPHGRPTLTPVRTLSHTLVASHKLVYSAHFYGYTGPNHSGATGIGQTHDARYQDLGRDELYRVLDEQAFYVATESGQHFTAPVWISEFGIGADEGAAAPRTWFGNLTDRLAALDADFAYWPLVGWNDPGRGDSWALLRYAATGARSGVLDGADWRADAWNHLTAAPARTGPVPAADAWHMLTTDHADAVQSLRVRAAGDWDNGARKAVCPDGERLLGLSHSGGRGLCTDTATDGDLRAATGEAETVRDERNVPAGGDWASGYTKLQCAQGQFLIGYSVRGARVSAALCARARRPLGTGTRTVWFDRGDNRPAGAPGGEFAYGAYKGQCTSGEYAAGVAFTTRIGSSGTPDALLCRPLS from the coding sequence ATGATCCGGCTCCTCCTCCGCACCGCGCTGACGCTCGCCCTACCGGCCGCGCTGCTCGCCGCCCCCGCCGCCGCGGCGGCCCCACCGGCAGCAACCGCGGCCACCTCCGGCGCGGCCGCCGCCGGCCTCGCCGCCGAGTGGACGGCCCCGCTCTCCACCCGCGGCCGGTACATCGTCGACGCCACCGGCGCCCGCTTCAAACTCCGATCCGGCAACTGGGACGGCGCACAGGGCTCCTGGACCGGATCGGGCAGCATCACCGACCCGGCCAACCATCACAGCGGCCAGGACGCCCACGGCATCCCGATCGGTCTCGACCGGATCCAACTTCCCGCACTGCTCGCCGACTTCCACCGCCTCGGCCTCAACAGCATCCGGCTGCCGTTCTCCAACGAGATGATCCGCACCACCGCGCCCGTCCCGGACGCCGCCGTCGCCGCCAACCCGCAGCTACGCGGACTCACCCCGCTGCAGGTCTACGACGCCGTCGTCCGGGCACTCACCGCGGACGGCTTCGCGGTGATCCTCAACAACCACACCAACACCACCCGCTGGTGCTGCGGCCTGGACGGCAACGAGCGGTGGAACAGCAGCCAGTCCACGGCGCTGTGGGAGGACGACTGGGTGTTCATGGCCCGGCGGTACCGCGACAACAAGCGCGTGGTCGGCGCCGACCTGTACAACGAGGTCCGCCGCGACATCCTCGACGACCCCAACTGGGGTCTCGGCGACGGCCACGACTGGTACGCCGCAGCCCAGCACGCCGGCGACCGCATCCTCACCGAGGGCAGCCCCGACCTGCTGGTCGTCGTCGAAGGCATCAACTGGACGGGCATCCCCGCGGACGGCCTGCCGCACGGCCGCCCCACCCTCACACCCGTCCGCACGCTCTCGCACACCCTGGTCGCCTCCCACAAGCTCGTCTACTCCGCGCACTTCTACGGCTACACCGGCCCGAACCACAGCGGAGCCACCGGCATCGGCCAGACCCACGACGCCCGCTACCAGGACCTCGGCCGCGACGAGCTGTACCGGGTCCTCGACGAACAGGCCTTCTACGTCGCCACGGAGAGCGGACAGCACTTCACCGCCCCGGTGTGGATCAGCGAGTTCGGCATCGGCGCGGACGAGGGCGCGGCCGCCCCGCGGACCTGGTTCGGCAACCTCACCGACCGGCTGGCCGCGCTGGACGCCGACTTCGCCTACTGGCCGCTGGTCGGCTGGAACGACCCCGGCCGCGGCGACAGTTGGGCCCTGCTCCGGTACGCCGCCACGGGTGCGCGCTCCGGCGTACTGGACGGCGCCGACTGGCGCGCCGACGCCTGGAACCACCTCACCGCCGCACCCGCCCGCACCGGGCCGGTGCCCGCCGCCGACGCCTGGCACATGCTGACCACCGACCACGCCGACGCCGTCCAGTCGCTGCGGGTACGAGCCGCCGGCGACTGGGACAACGGCGCCCGCAAGGCCGTCTGCCCCGACGGCGAACGCCTCCTCGGCCTCTCCCACAGCGGCGGCCGCGGCCTGTGCACCGACACCGCGACCGACGGCGACCTGCGGGCCGCCACCGGCGAGGCCGAGACCGTCCGCGACGAGCGCAACGTCCCGGCGGGCGGCGACTGGGCCTCCGGGTACACCAAACTCCAGTGCGCCCAGGGCCAGTTCCTGATCGGCTACAGCGTGCGCGGCGCCAGGGTCTCCGCCGCCCTCTGCGCCCGGGCCCGCCGCCCCCTCGGCACCGGCACCCGGACGGTCTGGTTCGACCGCGGCGACAACCGCCCGGCCGGCGCACCCGGCGGCGAATTCGCCTACGGCGCCTACAAGGGCCAGTGCACCTCCGGCGAGTACGCCGCCGGCGTCGCCTTCACCACCCGCATCGGCTCCTCCGGCACCCCCGACGCCCTGCTCTGCCGCCCGCTGTCCTGA
- a CDS encoding alkylation response protein AidB-like acyl-CoA dehydrogenase — protein sequence MDHPPTADGLDAFRGDVRARLRTPAVQTAFDTWRAADGPDPDERPLYRELGRQGLLAPDWPVEYGGRGLGRAEAAALYQELVRAGIPDTLHVNTVQIVGLFLLMAGTPEQKAAHLPAIAAGERFASVLYTEPETGSDLAALRTTAVRETWDDGDGWRLDGVKVFSLKSDRTHLGLCAARTGPADGRYHGISLFLVDLAADGVQRSVIPGLADEQFHRIDLRGVRVPAGALVGTEHQGWPLLTQALAVERTGLDYALKAERWYRAVLAHGIDRPEEVARYGAAVDAAGLFAARLTAGVAVPEDGGPGHPAEVDEPLSAAAKYYTSELAQSVAGWAAALGLPGTDTDDGLEAAYREAPGLTLSAGTSEVMLQVVAGAGALDPGDDLLQTQLRQAVRKLLNQAVADRTRPGVHEPPAEDGSGCPSWPALLELGAPLFEVPAEAGGLDLGLAAATVIAEELGRAALRGPYLDTAAALDLLGPDAVGAAAETACAGTPLPPPSGPPTGPAGARRRIRHAAHLVGLAAGATAEAVELSHRREQFGHPLAHWQGVALPLARHLTRIEAARLLVRRAAALADSAAPEATLTRAAVEALATAAETALEAVRTAVHTAGVRGLTDTTPLHLHYRLARTEAVRLGTPAALWHQAGLTRLTEDDGEQPSRDPAAGRFVARPGCSGSSRLPVITRVAQ from the coding sequence ATGGACCACCCGCCCACCGCCGACGGGCTCGACGCCTTCCGCGGGGACGTCCGCGCGCGCCTGCGCACCCCCGCCGTGCAGACCGCCTTCGACACCTGGCGCGCCGCCGACGGGCCCGACCCCGACGAGCGGCCGCTCTACCGCGAACTCGGCCGCCAGGGCCTGCTCGCCCCCGACTGGCCCGTCGAGTACGGCGGCCGCGGTCTCGGTCGCGCCGAGGCCGCCGCCCTCTACCAGGAACTCGTCCGGGCCGGCATCCCCGACACCCTGCACGTCAACACCGTCCAGATCGTGGGCCTCTTCCTGCTGATGGCCGGCACCCCCGAACAGAAGGCCGCCCACCTGCCCGCGATCGCCGCCGGCGAGCGCTTCGCCAGCGTGCTCTACACCGAGCCGGAGACCGGCTCCGACCTCGCCGCGCTGCGCACCACCGCCGTCCGGGAGACCTGGGACGACGGCGACGGCTGGCGACTCGACGGCGTGAAGGTGTTCAGCCTCAAGAGCGACCGCACCCACCTCGGCCTCTGCGCCGCCCGCACCGGCCCCGCGGACGGCCGGTACCACGGGATCAGCCTCTTCCTGGTCGACCTGGCCGCCGACGGGGTGCAGCGCAGCGTGATCCCCGGTCTCGCCGACGAGCAGTTCCACCGGATCGACCTGCGCGGGGTCCGCGTCCCCGCCGGCGCCCTGGTCGGCACCGAGCACCAGGGCTGGCCCCTGCTCACCCAGGCCCTCGCCGTCGAACGCACCGGCCTGGACTACGCACTCAAAGCCGAACGCTGGTACCGCGCGGTGCTGGCACACGGCATCGACCGGCCCGAGGAGGTCGCCCGGTACGGCGCCGCCGTGGACGCCGCCGGCCTCTTCGCCGCCCGCCTCACCGCCGGGGTCGCCGTCCCCGAGGACGGCGGGCCCGGACACCCCGCGGAGGTGGACGAGCCGCTCTCCGCCGCCGCCAAGTACTACACCAGCGAACTCGCCCAGTCCGTCGCCGGCTGGGCCGCGGCGCTCGGCCTCCCGGGCACGGACACCGACGACGGTCTGGAGGCGGCCTACCGGGAGGCGCCCGGGCTCACCCTCTCGGCCGGCACCTCCGAGGTGATGCTCCAGGTCGTCGCCGGGGCCGGCGCCCTCGACCCGGGCGACGACCTGCTGCAGACCCAACTCCGCCAGGCCGTACGGAAACTCCTCAACCAGGCGGTCGCCGACCGCACCCGGCCCGGCGTCCACGAGCCGCCCGCCGAGGACGGATCCGGCTGCCCCTCCTGGCCGGCCCTCCTCGAACTCGGCGCACCCCTCTTCGAGGTCCCGGCCGAGGCGGGCGGACTCGACCTCGGCCTCGCCGCCGCCACCGTGATCGCCGAGGAACTCGGCCGGGCCGCCCTGCGCGGCCCCTACCTGGACACCGCCGCCGCCCTCGACCTGCTCGGCCCGGACGCGGTCGGCGCGGCCGCCGAGACCGCCTGCGCCGGCACGCCGCTGCCACCGCCCAGCGGCCCGCCGACCGGGCCGGCCGGCGCCCGACGGCGGATCCGCCACGCCGCCCACCTCGTCGGCCTGGCTGCCGGGGCCACCGCCGAGGCCGTCGAACTCAGCCACCGCCGCGAACAGTTCGGCCACCCACTGGCCCACTGGCAGGGTGTCGCACTGCCGTTGGCCCGCCACCTCACCCGGATCGAGGCGGCCCGACTCCTCGTCCGCCGGGCCGCCGCCCTCGCCGACTCCGCCGCACCCGAGGCGACACTCACCCGGGCCGCCGTTGAAGCCCTGGCCACCGCCGCCGAGACCGCCCTGGAGGCCGTCCGCACCGCCGTCCACACCGCGGGCGTCCGCGGTCTGACCGACACCACCCCGCTCCACCTCCACTACCGCCTGGCCCGCACCGAAGCCGTCCGCCTCGGCACCCCCGCAGCCCTCTGGCACCAGGCGGGCCTGACCCGCCTGACGGAGGACGACGGTGAGCAGCCCTCACGTGACCCTGCCGCCGGGAGATTCGTCGCCCGGCCAGGTTGTAGTGGATCGTCAAGATTGCCTGTCATCACCCGAGTTGCTCAGTGA